Below is a window of Chaetodon trifascialis isolate fChaTrf1 chromosome 17, fChaTrf1.hap1, whole genome shotgun sequence DNA.
tctctctctctctctctctccctctatctgtgtgtgtgtgatgtggtcTGGTCCGACTCACAGCACAGTGAGTGGTGTCCTCTATTGGCCACCCCCTGTTGCTCTGTCGTAATTATGTGGAAGGAGAGAACAATAACAGCAGGTGGCGGACAGACACTCACACCGTCATGTTTCCATCGCTTTTGGGGACATCACATTCATCTCTGACACTtgaccataaccactacttgccttGAACCCAAGTATACCCACTTATATTTTGTCCTAgtaaggaaggcaagtccctacaatgtgagtaatacacacacacacacacacacacacacacacacacacacacacacacacacacacacacacacacacacacaaagtgtatATCACAGCTGTAATCTCCCGAATGGAAAAAGCTTAGAGGTTAACGGTCCCACTATGTGGACAATGTGTGCTTTCTCTGAGGCCACTATCGGTgtgcaagacacacacactttgtgacGTGTTAGgttaaagtgtgtttgtgtctgtgtgtgaaagggtgatCGAGGCAGGTGCAGACATACACAGCCTCTGAAATTGTGTGCTGCAAAATAAAACGACAacgcattcatttgcattttcattttttagccACGTCATCCTGCtttatcaaaaaacacacaatgctgTTCTGTTTTAGTTTTTCAAAACATAATTTCACCCAAATGGTCAAATATGGCACTAATATAAAGCCTTCTTGAGTCTaccgaccactcaaagcacttgatgacacattcactcattcacccagcagtgacacagccatcaggggcagtttggggttcagtatcttgcccaaggacacttcaacatgcagactggaggagctggggattgaaccaccacccttctgattggtggatgatCAGCTATGCCTCCTGAGACACAGCCTTAAACATTATTTGGTATTTTGAAAAGAATAGTTCAGTCTAAATGATCGATCAATCTAGATGAGTAGATGCCACtattatgtttgtttattaaGCATGAAGCTACAATcagcagccaattagcttagcatagcataaaggcTGACAACAGGTCATCAACTAGCAGCACATAACCATCCATAAAACCAAGTTTGAACAGATCCAAGGTAGCAGTTTCCTCCGGGgtcaagtctttatgctaagctacgcaATCACTGTAGCTTCCTTTTTTTAACCAATAGGAAATTATATTGATCTACTCATCTGTCTCTCGGCAAGAAAACGAATGAGCATGTTTCCCAACATGTCTAAGTATTGCTTTAAGCACACAACATTAAAGATATCAATTGTTCATACAGAAGTTGTTTTGCAGCAACTTTTCCTATTTCCCCACTGGACTCAATTTGCCAAGATTAACTTGAGGTGCACCATCTGTGTCTTTATCCTGCTGAGGGACTGGGAGGGTATTTATACTTTATCTGAAGCCCTGGCAAATGGGCTTTTCTTGTGACAACCTAACCACATATTCCACACTGTGCTTGAGGCAGAGTCTGTCCACTGTTATAAATTGATTCTGCTGCCACAGTCATACAGCAAATGCAGCGAGAGACCTTCACAGGACCTTGAAGGCACAAGTGTTATTTGCATAAAGGAACGTACTTAGGCAACTGTGCAAGGATGTGCTATCACTTTATTCTGATGCTCCACTGTTGACCCTCAACAATCCTGCATCAATAAGTCAAAAGTGTATCGGCAACAGACAGTTTGATTGATATTTCTAtgtgaatatcagcatgttGTAACTCAACTacaatataaaactatataatTATAGTACTGTTAGATTTGCTGTGGAAGACATCTGCTTAaatccacctcctcctgccagACTGTCTAAGTTTAGTTAAagacaaatcaataaaataaaaacttttttttttatcatcaatgaaaataattttgttGGCCTGTTTTAATGTAGCAGCTCATCAGGGTTATGATAATAGTGTCTCTAATAGTACAAAATGGAATATAGGAGCCATCTTATTGATCTCCTCAAAGTTGCAAATGAAGCAAATTAAAGTTTTATCATTAATTGGTTCTAAAAGTGAGGCAATTGCGACAATTAAGTTAATAACCCCACCACCATCTCCTCCTTGCTTGCCATCCTTGTTATTTTCCTGCAGTTAAAAGAAGCTCTGTGCCTCAACAAAAAGGGTGCATTAGCACTGATTTCACATAAAGTTACATACTAAAGTGTGGCTTTCAGCTAAATCATTGaaatttgattatttaaaaaaataaaaaagagcagACTTTGAAAACATCCCCTGAAATGTATTGTGAGGATTAAAGTGACCAGTAGCAGACTAATGTTCCCATACAGTTTGGCAACGTCTCAATGTGACACACTTATATAATCGAATTTCTTGCAGCAATCATTGGCATTCCGTGTCATACTTGTGTTTAGAGGACTGACTCATATTATACATCCCTAATCAAACACTTTTGAGTTAGCTGACATGTAGCACTTGGAAGCTCTGAAGtacatgaaaagaaagaggtCATGAAGGCAGCACGTCAGGCATGCGCTAGAGCGCATCCGTATCCTAGCAACCACAGACGCCAGCGCGCTGCGTTAACTAGCTGTACGTTCATTTTTCTCCAGTTTTATTACCTTTGCTGAGTGATTTTTAGCCAAGAAGATGGACCTATCACTGGAAACTCAAACCAAACCGCTTTCCACCTTGTCTTCAttcagttacattccaccacgACGAAAGGAACCAAAAGAAATGTCGTACTTTAATAAAGTCTCAGAGGTAACTTGAAGTGCTAAGATAATCTCACGGCTAATGTAGCTAGCTAGGCAACCAGTTATATGGAAATATTTGTATTCATCATGTTATTGTGACGTACTGCTGATAATATCTGGATGTGAGTTTCAGACAAAGGAAGTAGGTGAGTTTAGTtaatgctaaagctaaatgCCTAATTTATGAAAGGAATGTTCCTGAAATGTTGCTTGGATATAATCGTGTAACTTGAGCCAGCTTTGAGAAGAGATTGCTGCGATTGTTGGCTTTGGTTGCACCTCTACCCCCTGCGCCTTGCCCAAAGTGACACAAAACGATCCCTTTCTGTttgaggacaaacacacactcactgcgtCTCCTTTGGTAGGTCCCAGAAGTCTCCATGTATGACCAAGTGTTCCACCAGGCCGAGGGTTATGACATGAGACTGCGGCgagatgacagaaaacactATAAAGGAAGAGGACTAGACATAAACAAAGAGGTAATGACCACAATTGACTGTTTTAGTCTTGAACGTCTCAATTTAAAAACGGTTTTAGCttgctgatgagctcaaacttGAGTTCAGTTAATCTGAAGAGTATTTAAGGGAGCCTCAGCAAGATATTGGACTTCATGAACCAGACAGCTCAGTAATCCATATTCTGTACTGGATGTTATTTCATCccctgattgattgattgttgtGTAGCATctaaaaacaagataaaaagtCTGATCATAGATGAAGTCTATAATAGaccaacataaaaacaaaaatgactagttttatttatttgataaaTTTAGCTACTTCTTCTTCACCAAATCACTAAATTCTACAGTGAAAGAGGCCATCTCAGCCCTAAAGCTGCTACACATGTTCAACTTCTCACTCACAGGGCAGCTGCATCAGAGCTGATCCTCTTGTCACAAACTGGATAATGTGACCAAAGGGTCAAACTTAATATTGCTACTTATAGTGATTTCATTGTTAAATTCCGACCTACTGAAATCCATGGACACAGACATGTAACTCACAAACTACAAATCCTTCCATGACTTACTGTTGAATCAATGGTACTGTGCTGAGAGGGATGGCTTTCCACTAACTGTACTACTTTTATCCCATTTTTATGTACTGGAGTCCGGATCATTAGGTTTTATTAGGCATAGCGATCTTCATGAAAGCTTGCTTTACATGTTCAGTGCTCATGAGTTCACCACAAGCTCAGTTGTTTTACAGCAAGATGCAATGAAGAACTAATGTAATGAACGGCCAAATGAATGCAGTACAGTGTTTTACTTGACGGCCATGGATATTGCCTTATGGCACCTCCGCACCACAGATCAGTGTACATTATACACATCTTATCTAGGTGATATTGACACTGTGACTGTTGCAGTGGTCCATAGACGGGAAATGTCAGTATATTGTAAAAATGAATTCTCAAAGAGCATACACTTCAAAATGTGCCATTTTTCTAAGTCTGTTAACATTCCTTTACCATGTGGTGGCTCACATATAGCTCTACGTTTTCTGACACTTGTTTATGGCTCCTGTTTGAAGCCTTTTCATCCCCACAGAGTAATTATTCATGTCAAGAAAAGTAGCTCACAGTGAGTTTCTGGGTCACTGAAAGCAGAGAGGGGGGTGAAcaaagcagccacacacactgctgagctTGTAATTACAGTTAGTTGAGTGGTTGGCTGACAGCTTCCTGCTGAATTAGGACATTTCTGTTGAGGAATTCACATTTGAATATGAATTAAAGAAACTATTTATTGTATAAACTATTCAGAGGATAATGGTGGTGTGTTAGTTTTTTGTTCCAGTTTCCACCAAGGCTTATGCAAATATGAACCCAGCAGTGAATCTGCCGCAGCCAGAAGCAGGTAGTGACTGTTCTGCAGATAGTCGGCCTGACCTTCCGGAAGTCAGAGGCTCCCAGTGTTCACAAATCTGTAGAAAAAGCTCACACTGAGACTCACTGCTGCCCTGGATAATCCTGAGCAACACATGTACttcagtttttcataatatgacACTATGGTGGAGCTAATAGCTTCATTTGTTTGGACTATTTTCAATCCTGCTGGTCTTGCATCCTGTTACAAGTCGTGGCAGTGAGGAGGCAAAAAGAATCTTAAGGCAGAAAAGGAGAAACAATCATCTCTTCATCTCAGTTCTGGCAGAGAGCATGTACTTTTGCTTCAGCTGCAATGATCATAGCTTTCTAAAATCAGGGTCTTCTGCAGCTGTGTACCACCCCTCCCCTTCAATGCTAAAATGCTTTCATTGGGCACATTTTGGAGCTAAAAATAGCTCAATGAATGAGTATGACAGCATGTGTAAACATCAAATGGTTTATAAAACTTTCTGAGGatgaacacagttaaaacaGGCATGTACTCGAGGGGGTACGTCAGCAGTTACCAGGGGGCACCTGTAAAGATTCGACTAATTGGGAAAGGTgacatttgatttaaaaaatgacagattGCTGAATTATTGAAGGTTTTGACTTTCCCCCTAAGGCTATAGCTAATTAAAGTTAATAATTAAAGCCAAAATTGAATATTGATTGGTGTAGTATACCATGAATGGAATGTCTTAGCAATGAGCAAAGGTTGTGTTTGTGGAGCTGAAGAAAGTCTTCAATACCTTCTTCAATACCTGAACCCCAGAGCTGACACCCCGAACtggaatgcagccatcattaatgtcattattaaCATCAGTGCTTTTTCCTGCATGTCAAAAAGTCTCCTGGGAAAAAGATCTATTGCATATTTTCCCCAGATCgatcagcacaaacacaggatAATGGATagtctctctttccttttttaaaaactgactctgccctcttcttctgctcaaCGTCAGGAGAAGTCCCGAACGGTTCCCGTGCGCTCCTCTTCAGAATATGGCCGTCGCCCTGTACCCATCCTCTACCAGCCGGGCCGGCAGTACGCACGTGTGGCTTGTATAAAAGCTGaatttttcatgaaaaatgggatCATCTGGAATGTGGAAGAAGGGTATGGATCAGTGGCCCCCATCTGAAAGCCTCAAGTTTCACAGCATTTACTAATAAACCAGTGTTGTAGTTTAAATTTCAATTTACTTGATAGGTCTAGATCATGTAATCTGATGGCATTTAATTATGGTGTTTTACTGTAGTATATGCTGGTAATTAGCAAGACAAATACAGTTCGTCTCAGTGCAGTATTATCTGTCAAAAGACCAGAAAGAATAATTCAGACGATATGAAGACAGTGACATTTCCCTCAAAGCTCAGACTATATTTTCTACTTTGAGGCTGAAATCGCTCCATCAGTGTGAGCGTCACTTAAAGGCTCAGGTGGTGCTGTCTGTAAGTCAAAAACTGTCTGCCAGTTATTGCAGCTCAGTATTGCACATGATATCAAAGATCAGAGTGTCGGTGTTCAGACTCCTTCCCTCTGTATAATGCTTGTTTTTATTAACACAGAGTGCCCTGGATGACGGGCACAATGGGACTTCTTAAACTGGGAGGATTTCTCTATCGAGCATGCCGCTTAATACAGAAAGAGGGACTAAAATTCTTTTATATAAACTGCATCCCTTCAACCAAACCCACACTGAGCACACTCATATTtcccctctgttttctctggtgCACTTCATGTGTTCCCCTCACCTTATGTAAACACAGTTCTTTTTGTGCATCACTAACCTCTTTGATTTGCAACTTCTTGGATTATTTTTGAGAATACATTCTGAACCCACGCAACTGAGACCAACCTCCCACATAATGGGATGTTTTTGAGCGCAGACATCTCTCATTTGCTGCTGCCTTTGTACTCTGGTAGGAATAGGCCTTTTATTGGGAGAAATAATGCAGTATTTGAATCTGTTTGGTGTTAAGAggtgcagtgtttgtttgggaGGATTCGGAGCTAATACGCAAGGTGGTATTtaggaagcagaaagagaaaaatagcTGAGTAAAATGAAACTCTTGTCATACAAGTAATTATTTGGTCGCAGAAGCCGTAAGAAAACAATGGTTTCACACCGCAGTCAGCAgactcatcctctctctgctgggTTTCTGCTTGGTCCTGCAGAAAATGTATGTTATTGCATCAAAGCGCATTTCACCTGAATAGCCTTTATTATGACTGCTGTCTGAGAGAAACTCATTTCTGAATGTTAATAAATATGTCAAAACGTATGTCTGATGTACTCTGATAGCGTTTTGAAATATTAGCAGTGACTCTCCGCCACATCGCAAATAAACTACAATAAATACAGCTGTACCGTCTCTAATCGCTCAAACTATTGATCTTACAAGCCTTTGACTACATTGTGAATGTTAATACTCTGACGAGCTGTTCACTTGTGTTGAGAGCaccaaaagaaacacacagagacacaggacGTCAGTTTATATACAAATGTTTAATGAATAACAAAAGGATGGCAGTGAACATTAACACACATTGCTGTTGGTTTGGATCCAGGTGGattataaaaaaagaaacctctACTTTTCCTCTCGAATCCTGTGCCCGAGTCCACCTCCTCTTCAGTGGGACACAAACGCCGCTCTAAAGCTATAAATACAATTCACAGGTTTTTGGCAAACTACCCATCACACTAGCGATTTGTTGGCGTCGACTGCTCTATATGACAATAAACTATTGTAACATCCATTTAGAATAAAATGGAACGAACCGGCTCACAGTCCCAACCAGGCAGATATTCAAAAAAAAAGCACGACAGGCAGCTCAGTTTGCTCAAGTGTAAGGCTCTGAAGCACTGCAACACTGGCGTGGTTAATTAGCTCCACACCACTACTGTTGTACAGAAGGGTGACTGCAGTCCTTGAGAGCTGCACTAATTTAGCAAACCTCTCTTTAGTCAGGCACTCCTTTAGACAGTGAAGAGACTCCTCGGAGCAAAGTCCTTGTTACACTTGAGATGTGGAAACCATCTGATGTGCAGCGTTGAAGGGCGGCGCGCCTCGGCCCTGCTCTACATTGTGTTGCTAAGGACAAAACTGCTTCTCGACAATTGTCTAGCCGTTGCGCTGCTGGCTTCTGGTAATGGGTTTTAGTTACGGAGCATGACAAATCACTTCTACGGCCACTTTGCGCGTGCGATTGTGTTCTCGAGCCTCATTTGTTCGGTGAGTGTGGCGAGCTCATGGCATCACAGTCCCTTGTGACAGAGATCGGCTCATCTCCGTGTGAACAAAGTAGGTCTTCAGCTCTCCTTTGCCCTTCACGTTGATGATGCCAcgacatgaacacatgtacccGAGTGTGGATAAGATCCGATTTGTC
It encodes the following:
- the cfap90 gene encoding cilia- and flagella-associated protein 90 codes for the protein MDLSLETQTKPLSTLSSFSYIPPRRKEPKEMSYFNKVSEVPEVSMYDQVFHQAEGYDMRLRRDDRKHYKGRGLDINKEEKSRTVPVRSSSEYGRRPVPILYQPGRQYARVACIKAEFFMKNGIIWNVEEGYGSVAPI